The proteins below come from a single Sphingomicrobium sediminis genomic window:
- a CDS encoding M24 family metallopeptidase: MKIDRRELIAGSAALGVAGLAGAAGAAVTKQPVLTDIVIPPAITPEERGLRIAKAQRLMRDHGIGAILVESGPSLDYFTGVQWGRSERLTGALIPAEGKPIIVTPFFEKPSVAETLAVDAEIRTWHEHVEPLSVVVGYLRELGLEGEKIGMEETNRYFLVDKLQSELRGARVVSANPVVRGCRMYKSDNELRLMRAANHITLTAIGNVIDRMEPGMTGRDVRAMLTSEQVRLGGSRPWALVLFGPDAALPHGTGREQVLGQGDIVLVDTGCSVHGYQSDISRTWVLGTPSAQQRRVWDQVAAGQQVAWKALKIGQSAGSVDDAVRAAYESWGYGPDYELPGLSHRTGHGIGMQGHEPVNLVRGETEKLAPGMCFSNEPGIYLPGKFGVRLEDCFYMGETGPKWFTVPPTSLDDPLGRMGDPV, encoded by the coding sequence ATGAAAATCGACCGACGCGAATTGATAGCCGGGAGCGCTGCCTTGGGTGTCGCCGGATTGGCAGGCGCGGCAGGTGCTGCGGTGACGAAACAGCCTGTCCTGACCGACATCGTCATTCCGCCTGCGATCACGCCCGAAGAGCGCGGCCTACGTATCGCCAAGGCACAGCGCTTGATGCGCGACCATGGCATTGGAGCAATCCTTGTCGAGAGCGGGCCGAGCCTCGACTATTTCACTGGCGTGCAGTGGGGCCGCTCCGAACGCCTTACGGGCGCGCTTATCCCGGCCGAAGGCAAGCCCATCATCGTCACGCCCTTCTTCGAGAAGCCGTCAGTGGCCGAGACGCTGGCCGTGGATGCCGAAATCCGTACCTGGCACGAGCATGTCGAGCCGCTGTCGGTCGTCGTCGGCTATCTTCGCGAACTCGGGCTCGAGGGCGAGAAGATCGGGATGGAGGAAACCAATCGCTATTTTCTCGTCGACAAGCTGCAGTCTGAGCTACGCGGCGCAAGGGTCGTCAGCGCCAATCCGGTGGTCCGCGGCTGCCGCATGTACAAGTCCGACAATGAGTTGCGCCTCATGCGTGCGGCCAATCACATCACGCTGACCGCAATCGGCAACGTCATCGACCGAATGGAGCCGGGTATGACCGGCCGCGACGTCCGCGCGATGCTGACGAGCGAGCAGGTCCGCCTCGGCGGTTCGCGACCGTGGGCGCTTGTCCTGTTCGGCCCCGATGCTGCGCTTCCGCACGGCACTGGGCGCGAACAGGTGCTGGGGCAGGGCGATATCGTCCTCGTGGATACGGGTTGTTCGGTCCATGGCTATCAATCGGACATTTCGCGGACCTGGGTGCTCGGCACGCCGTCGGCGCAGCAGCGCCGGGTCTGGGACCAGGTCGCCGCCGGCCAACAGGTCGCCTGGAAAGCGCTCAAGATCGGCCAGTCCGCCGGATCGGTCGATGACGCCGTCCGCGCCGCCTATGAAAGCTGGGGCTACGGTCCGGACTATGAACTGCCGGGCCTATCGCACCGCACGGGACACGGGATCGGGATGCAGGGGCACGAACCCGTCAACCTGGTCCGCGGCGAGACCGAGAAGCTCGCACCCGGCATGTGTTTTTCCAATGAGCCGGGCATTTACCTGCCGGGCAAATTCGGGGTTCGCCTCGAAGACTGTTTCTACATGGGCGAGACGGGTCCTAAATGGTTCACCGTCCCGCCGACCAGCCTCGATGACCCGTTGGGTCGCATGGGAGACCCCGTATGA
- a CDS encoding dicarboxylate/amino acid:cation symporter produces the protein MDDLMAKKGGIPLQWQMLIGFLVGLTAGLAVYMTAQDAGWVDTVSDVASFIGSVFLRLLFMLVIPLLFSALVVGIAEMGDARSLKRVGLKTLGLTILLSSIAVVIALVAANVFQPGAGVDRAVAEGLLADAADSAGAILQRNAETPSGLDAVLAIIPSNVFSAMSANDILAVMFFALFFGIGLLFTDSKEAEILQKGIEGVFHVTMKLIMWVIRLAPIAIACFMFNLASAFGWDILLRLLVYVLVVVGALCVHMFVVYPIVLRVLGGVSPVWFFKNVKEAMLIAFSTASSNATLPYALKVADENLKLPRAPARFVLTIGATANQNGTALFEGVTVLFLAQFFGVDLTIGQQFIVLLMCILGGIGTAGVPAGSLPVVALILAMVGVPPEGIGIVLGVDRLLDMCRTTLNVTGDLAAATIVSRGEGEDEELSDLQARTT, from the coding sequence ATGGATGACCTGATGGCCAAGAAGGGCGGGATCCCGCTCCAGTGGCAGATGCTGATCGGCTTTCTCGTCGGTCTGACGGCGGGTCTTGCCGTCTACATGACCGCGCAGGATGCGGGCTGGGTGGACACCGTCAGCGATGTTGCCAGCTTCATCGGCTCGGTCTTCCTGCGCCTGCTCTTCATGCTGGTCATCCCGTTGCTCTTCTCTGCGCTGGTGGTCGGCATTGCCGAAATGGGCGATGCCCGGTCGCTGAAGCGCGTCGGCCTCAAGACGTTGGGGCTCACCATCCTCCTGTCGAGCATCGCGGTCGTCATTGCGCTGGTGGCGGCGAACGTCTTCCAGCCGGGCGCGGGCGTCGATCGTGCGGTCGCCGAAGGATTGCTGGCGGATGCGGCCGACAGTGCAGGGGCGATCCTGCAGCGTAACGCGGAAACGCCCAGCGGGCTCGATGCCGTGCTGGCGATCATCCCGTCCAACGTCTTCTCTGCGATGAGCGCCAACGACATCCTCGCGGTGATGTTCTTTGCCCTGTTCTTCGGCATCGGCCTGCTGTTCACCGACAGCAAGGAAGCCGAAATCCTCCAGAAGGGCATCGAAGGCGTCTTCCACGTCACCATGAAGCTCATCATGTGGGTGATCCGCCTCGCGCCGATCGCCATCGCCTGTTTCATGTTCAACCTTGCTAGCGCGTTCGGTTGGGACATCCTGCTGCGCTTGCTGGTCTACGTGCTGGTCGTCGTGGGCGCTTTGTGTGTGCACATGTTCGTGGTCTATCCGATCGTGTTGCGCGTTCTGGGCGGCGTCAGCCCGGTCTGGTTCTTCAAGAACGTCAAGGAAGCGATGCTGATCGCCTTCTCGACCGCCAGCTCGAATGCCACGCTTCCTTACGCGCTCAAGGTGGCCGACGAAAATCTCAAGCTGCCGCGTGCGCCGGCGCGTTTCGTCCTGACCATCGGGGCGACCGCCAACCAGAACGGGACCGCCTTGTTCGAAGGCGTGACGGTGCTCTTCCTCGCGCAATTCTTCGGTGTCGACCTGACGATCGGGCAGCAATTCATCGTGCTGCTGATGTGTATCCTCGGCGGTATCGGGACGGCGGGTGTGCCTGCGGGCTCGCTGCCCGTGGTCGCGCTGATCCTCGCGATGGTCGGGGTGCCGCCTGAAGGTATCGGCATCGTCCTTGGCGTCGATCGCCTGCTCGACATGTGCCGTACGACCCTGAACGTCACCGGCGACCTTGCTGCGGCGACCATCGTCAGCCGCGGCGAGGGCGAGGATGAGGAATTGTCGGACCTGCAAGCCCGGACCACATGA
- a CDS encoding glutathione S-transferase family protein has protein sequence MIIVHHLNNSRSQRILWLLEELGLDYEIKRYERDPKTMRAPASLKKVHPLGKSPLIEEDQVVIGESAAIMEHLVGKKGRFGAPDDPVLARHYNFYMHYAEGSLMPPLFGMLIVNKLGLLGFPARKPLRGMLAEHFGFLDRELSSRGWFAGPDLTAADMMMSFPLEAAQSRAGLDDRYPNITAWLNKCHERPAYQRALARGGEYDYA, from the coding sequence ATGATCATCGTCCATCATCTCAATAACAGTCGTTCGCAGCGCATTCTCTGGCTGCTCGAGGAATTAGGTCTCGACTATGAGATCAAGCGATATGAGCGCGATCCGAAGACGATGCGGGCGCCCGCCTCTCTCAAGAAAGTGCATCCGCTCGGCAAATCGCCGCTGATCGAAGAGGATCAGGTAGTGATCGGCGAAAGCGCGGCAATCATGGAGCATCTGGTCGGCAAGAAGGGCCGCTTCGGTGCGCCGGACGATCCGGTGCTCGCGCGCCACTACAATTTCTACATGCATTATGCCGAAGGCTCGCTGATGCCGCCCTTGTTCGGCATGCTCATCGTCAACAAGCTTGGACTGCTCGGTTTCCCAGCGCGCAAGCCGCTTCGTGGCATGCTGGCCGAGCATTTCGGCTTCCTTGATCGCGAACTGTCGTCGCGTGGATGGTTTGCCGGCCCCGATCTCACGGCCGCCGACATGATGATGAGCTTCCCGCTCGAAGCGGCACAGTCGCGCGCCGGCCTCGATGATCGCTATCCGAACATCACGGCATGGCTGAACAAGTGCCATGAGCGGCCTGCCTACCAGCGCGCGCTCGCACGTGGCGGCGAATATGACTATGCCTAG
- a CDS encoding multidrug effflux MFS transporter — protein sequence MDATPSQKTKRKVSEREIVALLASFMALNAFALDTMLPALPDIGLIFGLIEANSVQLVIVAYTFGFGASQLFWGPLADRFGRKRILTAGVAGYVGFALVCALAPTFAVLVAARFMMGFCGAISRVLVTAIVRDLYEGEAMARIMSLTFMVFMVVPVMAPSIGQVILLGFEWRAIFFALAAYGAIVLVWGGLRLPETLHPEHRRSLDAVVIGRAIIATIVDRLSRGYTIALGFVFGCLIAYLASIPQILGEIFARPEAIGWVFAAVAAPMGVASWGNSRIVGRFGLRRVGHSGIIGFAAASIAHLIWHLAFGSTLASFVIFMAIILTSFAFTAANLGTLAMTNMAPIAGTASSVQGTFSTIWAAVFGLVIGQMFDGSLIPILLAFAGAGAMAFLLILWTEHGRLFETGTRRQQADCHPVDC from the coding sequence ATGGATGCGACGCCCTCTCAAAAGACCAAGCGCAAGGTCAGCGAACGAGAGATCGTCGCCCTTCTCGCCAGCTTCATGGCGCTCAATGCCTTTGCGCTCGACACGATGCTGCCGGCCCTGCCTGACATCGGCCTCATTTTCGGGCTGATCGAAGCAAACAGCGTCCAGCTCGTCATCGTCGCCTACACGTTCGGTTTTGGCGCGAGCCAGCTCTTCTGGGGACCGCTCGCCGACCGGTTCGGACGCAAGCGCATCCTGACTGCCGGTGTCGCCGGTTATGTCGGTTTCGCATTGGTGTGCGCCCTGGCGCCGACCTTCGCCGTCCTTGTCGCTGCGCGGTTCATGATGGGTTTCTGCGGCGCGATCAGCCGCGTCCTCGTCACCGCAATCGTGCGCGATTTGTACGAAGGCGAGGCAATGGCGCGGATCATGAGCCTGACCTTCATGGTCTTCATGGTGGTGCCGGTCATGGCGCCAAGTATCGGGCAGGTGATCCTGCTGGGCTTCGAATGGCGCGCCATCTTTTTTGCGCTTGCCGCTTATGGCGCCATCGTCCTTGTCTGGGGCGGGCTGCGACTTCCCGAGACCCTGCATCCCGAACATCGCCGCAGCCTCGATGCCGTCGTCATCGGCCGGGCGATCATCGCCACCATCGTCGACCGCTTGTCGCGCGGCTACACAATTGCGCTGGGCTTCGTCTTTGGCTGCCTCATCGCCTATCTCGCTTCGATCCCGCAGATCCTCGGCGAGATTTTCGCCAGGCCCGAGGCGATTGGCTGGGTCTTCGCTGCCGTCGCAGCACCCATGGGTGTCGCCAGCTGGGGCAATAGCCGCATCGTCGGACGCTTCGGCCTTCGCCGCGTCGGTCATTCCGGCATCATCGGTTTCGCTGCCGCCTCGATCGCGCATCTGATATGGCATCTGGCCTTCGGATCGACGCTGGCGAGCTTCGTCATCTTCATGGCGATCATCCTGACGAGCTTTGCTTTCACGGCGGCCAATCTCGGCACCCTGGCCATGACCAACATGGCACCCATTGCCGGTACGGCCAGCTCGGTCCAAGGCACGTTCAGCACAATCTGGGCGGCGGTCTTTGGATTGGTGATCGGACAGATGTTCGATGGTTCGCTCATTCCCATCCTGCTGGCCTTTGCCGGGGCTGGCGCAATGGCTTTCCTGCTCATCCTGTGGACCGAGCATGGACGATTGTTCGAGACCGGCACCCGCCGCCAGC